The stretch of DNA GCATATTGCCAGCCCAAATTGCGAAGCTGAGATAAATTGCCCAAATGTTCGGTGTAGTAATAACGAATTGGTTTATCTTTCAGGCCCTCTAGGGCTTGCTGGGTGCCATCAGTCGAGCCATCGTCAATGAGGATGATTTCATAATCGGTATAGCTTTGGCGAAAGATGCTATCCAGTGCTTCGAGGAGGAAGGCTTTGCGATTGTAGGTCAGGATTATGATGGAAACAGTGGGCATGGAGATGGTATAAGTGTAGGACAAAACTATGCATTTAAATAAAAAAATAAAACGTCGGTTTAAACTCATCATCGGCTCTCTCTTCGCCCAGTTTGCGGTACCCCTTAGCAATATTGGCGTATCCATACTTGTCGTCAGGTGGTTTTCGGAGGAGTTGTGGGGAAGGTATGTCGCTCATTTGTTGGTGCTGGGCTTGTGCCTGACGATTATCAATTGGGGGAGTAAGGATTTTTTACTGAAACGATTCAGCAAACATCCTAAAAACATTTCAGAAGTCTTATGGGCTGCTATCCTGGGAAAAACAGTATTGGCCATATTGACCTGTTTATGCCTTTATTTCCTACCACTAGGCACCCTCAATAAGCCGCTTTTGGTATGCTGGGTTGGCGCCAGGGTGGGTTGGCAGTTTTTTGAATCCTTGAATACCTATCGTCGCCTCTTTGTGCCTGTGGCCATTGCAGAGGGGGTATTCGTGGCGGGTATGATGACGGGAATGGTTTTTCTGGAAATGACCATAGATTTGCTGCTGCTTTTCTTCATTTTGACGGACATCCTGAAAATATTTTTTTATGCCTGGCTTAATCGAGCATATTTAAAGTGGCCAACGAGCAGCAGTCTAAGGCTGGATCAAAAGGGGAAGTCGGAAGGGGGAAGTTGGAAGTCGGAAGTCGGAAGTTGGAAGTCGGAAAGGGGAAGGGGGAAGTTGGAAGGGGGAAGTGAGAAGTCGGAAGTCGGAAGTGGGAAGGGGCGGGCTTCCGGCGTCTTCTTTCGGCTGGGTCTGCTTACCAATCTTCGGCAGCTGGCCTGGCCAACCAAGGCGGTGAATGTCGCTGCTTTTTTCAAGGAAAGTTTCCCCTTTTTCCTATTGACGATCGCTAGTCTGGCTGCCTCAAGGGCCGATCTTTACCTCCTTGGCATCTGGAAAGACAACGCTACACTCGCCCAATACCAAATCCTTGTCAGTTTTATTCAATATGCACATCTATTGGCCACCGCCATGATGATCCCTTTTTTGAAAAACATTTTCCGACTGGAATTTAAGTCGATTGCCCAATTGGAGCGGCAATTTATGGCTTTGGGAGCTGTTTTAGCGATATTCTTAACGGGCGGTATTCTTTTTATCACCTATTTTCTTTATCAATTCGAATTGTCCAAAATGGTCATTTTGTTAATCTATCTAAACATTCTTATTTTTTATTCCTACTTTTTGCGCATTCCAGCAGGCTTCAGTTTCGATAAAATGTGGCAGGTTATCCTAATTATGTGCGCCATGGGAGCCATCAACCTATCACTTGGCTGCTTAATTATTCCTTCCTTGGGCATGCTGGGAGGATTGTTGAGTAGCCTGGGAGCCAGCGTAATTGGCTGTGCTGGATTCCGGCATAAAAAGTTGTTTAATTTTCAATGAAAATACTTTTAACACACGCTTATTTCCTGCACGAAGACGAAAAAGAATTGCTCATTATGAAGCCCTATCCGCCCTTAGGTTTGCAGGCTATTTCGGCTTACCTGGAAATGAAGGGATATGATAATGCTATTTTTGACACCACCTTTTCTTCCTTCAAACAATTTACAGCCTACTTGCTACAGACCCAGCCTGATGTGATCGGCATTTATACCAATCTCATGACCAAACTCAATGTCTTGCGAATGCTTCGTTGGGTTAAAACGCAGACGACGCTACAGCATTGCAAAATCATTTTAGGAGGGCCAGAGGTGCGCCACCATCGCGATCAGTTTATTAAAAATGGAGCAGATGCAATTGTTTTTGGAGAAGGGGAAGAAAGTATGCTGGAGCTGATTCAATTTTATGACCAACCGCAAAAGGGCAATCTATTGAAAATTGCAGGTATTGCCTATCCCCTACCCGATGGCAGCGTGATGGTCAACACAGAGCGCCCCCTGGTCCAAAACCTGGATGAACTGCCTTTTCCCAATCGAAAAAAAATAGATCAGCAGACCTACTTCGATGCCTGGAAAGGCCGACACGGGTATAGCACGATCACCATTAGTACTATGCGCGGCTGCCCCTATGCTTGCAAGTGGTGCAGCCGAGCCGTCTACGGCAAAACCTATCGCCGTCGCAGCCCGGAAAATGTGGTGGATGAGATACTCGATTTAAAGGCCCATTACCATTTTGACAATATTTGGTTTGTAGACGATGTATTTACCATTAACCACAAGTGGCTGCGGGAATTTGCGCACCTGATGGTGGAGAAAAATGCAGTCACGCCCTATGAAGTCATCAGTCGAGCCGACCGGATGAACGAAGAAGTGGTACAATTACTCAAAAAAAGTGGCTGTTTCCGCGTTTGGATAGGCGCAGAAAGCGGCTCTCAGTCGGTATTGGATGCCATGAAACGCATGGTGAAGGTCGAAAAAGTGGCCGAAATGATCAAAATGAGTCAAGCACACGGTATCGAGGCAGGTACCTTCATTATGCTTGGCTACCCGGGCGAAACGGAAAAGGACGTCAAAGCAACGCTTGATTACCTCATCGATGCCAATCCAGATCATTACACCCTGACCATTGCTTACCCCATCAAGGGAACCCCGCTGTATGAAGAAGTGGAAAATGTCTTTGTTGAAGACCTCCCCTGGGATAGCAGCACCGACCGGGACATCGATTTCAAACGGACTTATCCACGAAAATATTATGATCATGCCATACACTGGATCCATCACGAAGTAAATTTTCATCGTTTAAGGAAAACCAATCCAATGGCGCCAAGGCTTGTTTTTAGTAAATTGCGGGCTTGGAAAGCAAGAATGGGAATGGTGGTAACGAGGTGGACCCCCTAACCAACAATCTCCAATACCTCTAAAATTCCATTACCTCCACGTCCAAAAAAAAAAACCTTGTGAAATCAGCAAACAAAGTGCTCCTATTCAACCCAAGGGCGACCCAGTACAAAGCCCGCATTCCCAATTCTGTCCTACAGGTGGCAGGGAGTATTGATGAAACACACCAATGGGTTATCGTAGATGGCAATCTCGAAGCAGACCCACAGCAAAAAATCATGGCCTACCTGCAAAGTGGCGCCTTTCGCTTCTTTGGCTGCACCGTCATGCCAGGGCCACAGTTGAAACAAGCCATTCCTATTACACGCACGGTTCGGGAACAATTTCCCGAAATCATCAATATCTGGGGAGGTTATTTTCCTTCTAATCATCCGGATGCTGTACTACATTCGGGTTATGTCGACTTTATCATCAATGGGCCTGGTGACCATGCTTTCCCCCAACTCCTGGCAGCCATTGAACAGGGCAACTCCTATGCCAGTATTCAGAATTTGATCTATTTCGACGGCATGGAAGTCGTGAAAACGCCCAAAGCGCCCTTGCTTAACTACGATGATCTACCCTCCCTCCCCTACGATAGGCTCCATTCTTTCTATCCACTTCAACGCTATCTAGGCAAAAGTTTTATGGGTGAACATACCATTGCCTACCACAGTAGCTTTGGCTGCCCATTCAAGTGCGCTTTTTGTGCCGTTGTGCCCATTTACGAAGCCCGCTGGAACGGCAAATCGGCAGAAAAAATCTATGCCGACATTAAATACCTTAAAGACACCTATGGTGGGGATGCCATTGAATTTCACGACAATAACTTTTTTGTATCTGAAAAACGGACCGTGGCTTTTTCTAACTTGATCCGACCAGAAAATATGCAGTGGTGGGGAGAAGCCAGAATTGATACCGTTGATAAATACGATGATAAAAGCCTCGCCCTGATGCGAGAAGCCGGCTGCCGAATGATTTTTTTTGGCGCCGAATCGGGGAGCGACGCATTGCTAGACTTCATCGACAAAGGTGGAAAACAGACTGGCACGCAAATCCTCAGCTTTGCCAAACGGATCAAACAATTCGATATTATTCCCGAATACTCTTTCGTTTTGGGCTGGCCGGCGGCAAGTGAACAGGCATCCTTGGGGCAAGTAGAAGCAGAGATCGACTTTATCCGGCGGGTAAAGGATGCCAACCCGGCTACCGAGATCATCATATACGTCTATAGCCCAGTCCCTATGGAAGGCTCCGAGATGTTCGAAAAAGTCAAAGAAATTGGCTTTAATTTCCCGAAGAGTCTCGAAGATTGGCTAGCCCCCGCCTGGGAAGCTTTTGACCTGCGCAAGAACCCGCTGACACCTTGGCTCACACCCAAAATTATCGATAAAATCCGAAACTTCGAAACGGTACTCAACGCCCATTATCCCACGGTATCAGACACCAAGTTAAGCCCGTTTCAACGGCGAAGCATCAGTAGGCTTGCCAGCCTAAGATACCAGTTGGGTTGGTATGACTTCCCATACGAATTGAAAGCATTGCAACGTTTTTGGTTAAAATATCGACAACCCGAAAAAGAAGGATTTTGAATAAGCTAATTCGACAATTTTTATCCTGGTTCTACCGCCCCTTATTGCTGCGTTATCTCCAGAAAGATAGGCCCTTTCGTTACGACAACCTGGAGTTAATCGTACTAAAAAGTGTATTCCATCCTGCCTTTTTTGGTAGCAGTAAGGTCTTTGCTGGTTTTTTGAAAAAACAAAAACTAACTGGCAAAAAACTGCTGGAAGTGGGCTGTGGAAGTGGCCTTTTATCTCTGATTGCTGCCAAAGAACAAGCCATCGTAACGGCCATTGATATCAACCCGGCAGCCATTGCCTGCACCCGTACCAACGCCGTTAATAATCACCTGTTGGTTGAAGTAATCCATTCTGATGTATTCAAGTCGCTAACCCAACAGGCATATGATATCCTTATCGTCAATCCACCCTTTTTTGAGGGGAAAGCCACCGAAGATAGTTCCTATGCCTGGTATTGTGGCACCGACTACTATTTCTTTAGCGCCTTTTTCGAGGGACTAGCCCAATATACCCACCAAAAAAGTAAAATCTGGATGATTCTTTCAGAAGTATGTGCCCTAGAACCCATAGAAGCCATAGCCAAACAGGCTCATTACCAATTACAGCTCATCCACCAGGAAAAACGACTGTTTGAAAACTTCCTTATTTTCGACATACAAGTCTCCCATGATAAGGCTTAAGCGCATCCCTGTTCCTTTCCTTAGTGCCTGCCTTTGCTTATTCATAGGTTGTTATCAATTGTGGCGGGTTCGTGAAGCCCCTATTGGCGATTTTGCGAATTACTACTATGCCAGTCAAGCCTACCAAGAAGGGGCACTAGGGCAGGGCATTTACGAACCTTATGCTTTTAATCTTTGGGTAAATGAACGATCCCCGGCACCTGTGTTTCTCAATTATGCTCCGGTGCCGCCAGTGAGTATTTTGGCTTATTTGCCGTTTGCAGGCATGGAGGAGATGGACGTGGCGAAGTTTTGGTTTAGCCTAATAGGGCTTTTGTTGTTTGTGGTGGCTTATTATCGGTTGGGGAGGGAGGTCGAAGTCGGAAGGGGGAAGTCGGAAGGGGGAAAGGGGAAGTCGGAAGTTCGAAGTCGGAAAGGAGGAAGTTGGGAAGTTGAGAAGTCGGAAGTCGGAAGTTCGAAGTCGGAAGTTGGAGAGGAGCAACCAGAGACGGAAAGTACCTTCCCTTTTAGTCTTCCAACTTCCGACTTCCGACTTTGGATTTACCCCCTTTTCCTCCCACTACTTTGCTGGACGGCGCTTTACAATAATTTTTTCCAGGGGCAATCCTATTTG from Saprospiraceae bacterium encodes:
- a CDS encoding radical SAM protein, with amino-acid sequence MKILLTHAYFLHEDEKELLIMKPYPPLGLQAISAYLEMKGYDNAIFDTTFSSFKQFTAYLLQTQPDVIGIYTNLMTKLNVLRMLRWVKTQTTLQHCKIILGGPEVRHHRDQFIKNGADAIVFGEGEESMLELIQFYDQPQKGNLLKIAGIAYPLPDGSVMVNTERPLVQNLDELPFPNRKKIDQQTYFDAWKGRHGYSTITISTMRGCPYACKWCSRAVYGKTYRRRSPENVVDEILDLKAHYHFDNIWFVDDVFTINHKWLREFAHLMVEKNAVTPYEVISRADRMNEEVVQLLKKSGCFRVWIGAESGSQSVLDAMKRMVKVEKVAEMIKMSQAHGIEAGTFIMLGYPGETEKDVKATLDYLIDANPDHYTLTIAYPIKGTPLYEEVENVFVEDLPWDSSTDRDIDFKRTYPRKYYDHAIHWIHHEVNFHRLRKTNPMAPRLVFSKLRAWKARMGMVVTRWTP
- a CDS encoding radical SAM protein — encoded protein: MKSANKVLLFNPRATQYKARIPNSVLQVAGSIDETHQWVIVDGNLEADPQQKIMAYLQSGAFRFFGCTVMPGPQLKQAIPITRTVREQFPEIINIWGGYFPSNHPDAVLHSGYVDFIINGPGDHAFPQLLAAIEQGNSYASIQNLIYFDGMEVVKTPKAPLLNYDDLPSLPYDRLHSFYPLQRYLGKSFMGEHTIAYHSSFGCPFKCAFCAVVPIYEARWNGKSAEKIYADIKYLKDTYGGDAIEFHDNNFFVSEKRTVAFSNLIRPENMQWWGEARIDTVDKYDDKSLALMREAGCRMIFFGAESGSDALLDFIDKGGKQTGTQILSFAKRIKQFDIIPEYSFVLGWPAASEQASLGQVEAEIDFIRRVKDANPATEIIIYVYSPVPMEGSEMFEKVKEIGFNFPKSLEDWLAPAWEAFDLRKNPLTPWLTPKIIDKIRNFETVLNAHYPTVSDTKLSPFQRRSISRLASLRYQLGWYDFPYELKALQRFWLKYRQPEKEGF
- a CDS encoding methyltransferase, giving the protein MNKLIRQFLSWFYRPLLLRYLQKDRPFRYDNLELIVLKSVFHPAFFGSSKVFAGFLKKQKLTGKKLLEVGCGSGLLSLIAAKEQAIVTAIDINPAAIACTRTNAVNNHLLVEVIHSDVFKSLTQQAYDILIVNPPFFEGKATEDSSYAWYCGTDYYFFSAFFEGLAQYTHQKSKIWMILSEVCALEPIEAIAKQAHYQLQLIHQEKRLFENFLIFDIQVSHDKA